AGCTAAGAGACACGTGTGAGTTATCGTATATGGGCCAGAAATAATCAAAGTCCTATATAAATTACTTTTAGAGTTCATCTTATAGTTCTGATATTAAGCAGAGCCTGTTTTCTATCAGTTCTTTTCTTCCGTAGAGCTGTTTCTTGACCAAGTTCTGAGTGACACAGGAAAACcatcctgcctctttgcctacccaCACCCTCATTCAGGAATTATTCTGCCAAGCCATTCCATACCTTGACCTTATAATAGAAGTCAAAGTCCATTTCCTCTAGAAGAAAACCAAGGGGTGGTTTCCTTATAGCAGGATGATAAGATGGGTGTAAAATGTCAATTATGGTTACAAATTCCACACTTTTTTCATTCATGAGAAAACAAGGTTATTCGGTAACTCATCTACTAAATTTCCAGCAATATGAGTGGAAGCACTCTTTAGATCATTATTCTGTAATAGGAAAAGCATTACACTGATATGAGGAGATCTGATTTCTGGTTCAGTTCTACCCctgactgtgtgactttgggtcagttacttaacctctgtggACCCTCTCTTtgcttgtctgtaaaatgggagaagtGATATTAGGTAGCTTCTAAGGCTTCTTTCAACTTTAAGAGGCAAAGGGGAAAATCTAAGGAGTTCAGTAGAACGTTTCTTGTGGAGATAGGAGATTGGGAAATCTCAACAGTTGTATTTAAGGTtggcttttcttttaatttctaactgaaatcaaagtgtagatctttccctttttacttccccaaagaataagaaaatgcctttggaggaaataaaaatgttcattagtGGTTCCCCAGATATGCCTATATTGAGTCAGTTCTCATCCAAATAATTTAACTATTTTCATTATGGGTTTTTATTACATAAGTTGACTGGGATACTGTATTGGAAGCCCTTTAGTCTTAGGAATGAAAAGAGTAATATGAACATGTATCAATCTCAAGAAATTTGCTATAGATGTACTCAAACACCTAAGGACAGCAGCTATCAGCTAAATAAAGCACTATGTTAAGAACAGAAATGCCAGCACAGATACCATTGGTGATTTGCTAATTGTAGGTGGTTTTATCTGTTCAATTTAAGGTTTCCATGTAAAGTCCATTTACATCTACAGAAGTATTTAAATAGTGCAAGCTTGTGAAATGAAATTCCTTCAAAGAGAATGATGGACTGACAACCTCTTTAACATTGGTTTCTAGGGTTAATGTTTTGATTTAGTACTCCGTTAATTAAATCCCCATAGAAGAAGTGCAAAAATGGCCTCACAGAAAATTCTAGTGCACAGAGGTGTTGTTGTAAAGTTCCAGTTTATACAGAACAGTGGTCAGATACCATTGGAAGCTAAAGATTCTTAGACCTCTTAGTATTGGAATTCTGTGCAACTAACTTGATTTCAAATTTAGGAACTTTTTTTATGTTAAGAGCAAAATGTAAGTATATAAGGTATACCAAATCAAATTGCTAGACTAATCCTTTTCTATTAAGTGTCCTaaggatctttttctttttttataggaaAAATGCTTTCTGAAAGCAGTTCATTTTTGAAGGGTATGATGCTTGGAAGCATTTTCTGTGCCTTGATCACTATGCTAGGACACATTAGGATTGGTCATGGAGATAGAAGGCACCAACATAAGCATCATCACCTACAAGCGCCTAATAAAGAAGATATCTTGAAAATTTCAGAGGATGAACGCATGGAGCTCAGTAAGAGCTTTCGGGTATACTGTATCATCCTTGTAAAACCCAAAGATGTGAGTCTTTGGGCTGCAGTGAGAGAGACTTGGACCAAACACTGTGACAAAGCCGAGTTCTTCAGTTCTGAAAATGTTAAAGTGTTTGAGTCAGTTAACATGGAAACAGATGACATGTGGCTAATGATGAGAAAGGCTTACAAATATGCCTTTGATAAATACAGAGACCAATACAACTGGTTCTTTCTTGCACGCCCCACTATGTTTGCTATTatggaaaacttaaaatattttttgttaaaaaaggaTCCATCACAACCTTTCTATCTAGGTCACACTATAAAGTCTGGAGACCTTGAATATGTGAGTGTTGAAGGAGGCATCGTCTTAAGTATAGAATCAATGAAAAGGCTTAACAGCCTCCTTGGTATCCCTGAAAAGTGTCCTGAACAGGGAGGGATGATTTGGAAGATATCAGAAGATAAGCAGCTAGCAGTCTGCCTGAAATATGCTGGAGTGTTTGCAGAAAATGCAGAAGATTCGGAAGGAAAGGATGTATTTAACACCAAATCCGTTGGGCTTTTTATTAAAGAGGCAATGTCTAATCACCCCAACCTTGTTGTAGAAGGATGCTGTTCAGATATGGCTGTTACTTTTAATGGACTGACTCCTAATCAGATGCATGTGATGATGTATGGGGTGTACCGTCTTAGGGCATTTGGGCATATTTTCCATGATGCGTTGGTTTTCTTACCTCCAAATGGTTCTGACAATGACTGAGAAGTGAAAGAAGAGCATGTATATGATCACCGTATAGGACAGGTATTGTCACTATTTGTAGTTACAACTACATATCCAACATacagtatgtttctttttttttttagtttggtgACACTGGTTTAATTGAACATTGAAGTTTAGTGGTGCATTTTTAAAgagggtggggttttttttccttaaaacacatgaaaatttcaaacatattggaaaaaaatgttttaaggctgattttgcaaataaaaggtatatttataaatattatatttatgtgaTAAATCCTAAATTATGAATCTGTGGCACATATTTTTGCTGATTGGTTAAAAAATTTAACATGTCTTTTTAGCTTTCTAAGATATGCAAGTCTTAGTTGTGAATTTGTGATTACAGTAAAACTTTGAGCTATGTGTTTTCATTACTTGTAATGCTGGTCCATGTTCTAAGCCTCTGCAAGTGCTCATGGATTTGCTTTCTCGAAATACACAACCAAGCAACAAAGGAAATTCGTTCCTAAAACTAATGTTGACGTGAAAGTTGAATTCTGTCCCtgagagaaaaagtgaaaattacCTATAAAGGTTAATCATTTTCCCAGGAGCTAATTTAGTGGCATTCCTCAGCATATACAAGTTGTCTGATACTCTACTTCTCTGTGCAGACACTGAAATCAATTTCACTATGGAAATTAGTGAATAGTGGTCACTATGAAGAATCTATATCCGTTGAAATTTCTTTACTTTGCTGGGCAAATGAGTTCTGTGGAAGTCTCCTTTCAAGAACTTGTTTTAATGGTCTGGAAGTTTGACTTAACCTGAGTGGTGTCTGATCTTTGTTCACCTGTTCAAATTCTGAGATTTTCCCCATATTCATAGTTGCAATCATATCCAGTGGTTTCAGGTGTGGAGGCCCCAACCTCACCATTCATCTTGGACCATACCCTTTGCCTAATTTCAGTGGCTACCCAGAAAGCTTTATCTAGGGATGAATACACCAGCTCTTGGGCTTATAAATGTATGAAATATTTGCTGCTCAATTGTCCTATAATTGGGACTGTACATGCTATATTAAGTAAAATCCATAAGCCCCCCCACAGGGTGTGAGACCATGACGTATTAGAGATCAGTGTTTCCTGAAACTGGCCTCATGATGTTAATGGTCTCCCACAGCTTTTTTACAAACCAGGAAGAGAATTTCCTCAAGAGGGCCTCAGGCTTCAAATTATCGATCATCAGTGCatgaagtgctttttaaaaattttatctgatTTTCCTTATTGGGGCTTTTGGTTAAAATGAagtgttattaattttaaaaaataatgaaactttttATCGTGCACTCTATATGGTCTCAGATGCAACTAATAAAGATGAAGTCATGTTTAGTGTAAGTAAAATGATAAACAGCATCTCCCTGAATGTCCCCAACTTATAAGTGTCACCTTGCCCCAACAACAATATAAAGAATTATGCATTTATTACTTTCAATTACATTAGTGTATCGAGATATAATTGTAATAAATATATCAGAATACATTCCATTGTTTGAGTTCCTGGTGGATGGTAAGGTAACAACCATTGCTTTTTAAACCAAATTGGTGcttctcaggggtgcctggctggctcagttggtagagcgtgtaactcttgatcttggaattgtgagtttgagcctatactgggtgtagagattacttaagttttgtgttttgttttttttttaaggggcatctctgtgactcagttaagcatctgcttcagctcaggtcatgatctcagcgtcctgggatctagccctctGTCAGggtccccgctcagcagggagtctgctttgttcctctcccactgctttcccccactcatgctctctcaaaaataaaatctttttaaataattataataaaccaAATTGACATTCTTGGTTGTATTTTTATACACAAGTATTCCTTTATGAAATGTTACTTGTCTTAACATGCtatctctttaaatttatttgtacCCAGTCTTGTAGATAAAGTCTGATTTGGTAATACAGAAAACAGTACTACTGGGGTCATGGTTATAGATTTGATCATTGTGCATTCAGTAGCCAAAAACTGTAACCCTAATGTTACCTGTTACTGGGGAAAGAATTGCAAAGAGTGGAGGTTAGTGGAAATTAATCATGGTTGTGAATGTATTTTACAAATGGCTAGTGACTACCACATTGGACAGCACAGGCCTAACCAGTTCCAGAAGTGTGAGATCCACTGGATGAGATGTGAAAGAGAAcgtttaggggtgcctaggtcaCTCagctaagcggctgcctttggctcacatcatgatctcagggtccgggaattgagctccaggccaggctcagggggagtctgcttctccttctgcctccttcccaccaCAGCTTGTACTccgtctttctctcaaataaaatcggttttttttaatttaattttttttaaaagattttatttatttatttgacagagagagatcacaagtaggcagagaggcaggcagagagagagagagagagagagaggaagaggctctccactcagtggagagcccgatgtgggactcgatcccaggaccctgggatcatgacctgagccgaaggcagcggcttaacccactgagccacccaggcgcccctaatttaatttttcttttaaaagttgtatttcttttcctGGGTATCTTGAATGCAGTGGAAACTACAACTTGACTTTTTCACAGGCCCTAGGCCATCTCCCTGTGTCATCACTACATCTACTACATCACTACACTACATCACTACATCTTCTTTCGCCAAATTAAAACATTGGGTTTGGGGGAAAATATAGATTAGACCCCTTGGCTTTTTGGGTTTTATATAGCTAAAAGGTTGCTTATGTATCCAATCTGAATTATAATGCCCAGGTTTTTCTGTAATGCATTTAAACCCATCTACTGAGCTTTCTTAAAGCAGGCCACACCAGATTAGGAAAGTTACTGAAAGCACAGAGTCTAGTGATGATGTACCACTAATTTCCCCTCATTTGTTAAGAATATTGTGTTCCTTTTACTGCCAGCTGACTTGGAATGATGAAGGTCTGAGTGGTTATGTGAAGAGCATTGTGTTTGTAGAAGTTCAGCACTTTTTTGGCATacaaagaaattcagaaatgttTGCCAACCTCCCCACAAAGGAGTCCCTTgaagtttcattaaaaaagaatcagtcaaggggcaactgagtggctcaatgggttaagtcgctgccttcggctcaggtcatgatctcagggtcctgagatcaagtcccgcatcgggctctctgctcagcagggagcctgcttccccctctctctctctgcctgcctctccatctacttgtgatctctgtcaaataaataaataaaatatttttaaaaagtaatcagtCAATAATTCTAGTAtcagggaaaaatatttaaaagacaatGGGGGAAATTACTTGTTTGGAAGGTATGAAATGATGGTATGTATCTGGGGTCTCTAccgtaattcttttttttttttttcccgtaattctttttttaaaaaaagatgaatccaCTTCTAGGGTTCCTGGCTAGCTCAGTGGGAGGAGCATGAGACTTGATCTAGGGGTcactgagtttgagccccatgttgggtgtggagattatttaaattttttaaaaagacaaatccaaCTTTATTCATATGACACCTGTATACTATAAATATTCCTTGAGTAAATTAATTATCTGTGAGCTCAACACTAGGTATTTTGTGGGAAGCAAACTCATAGAATTCACACAGGGAGTCAATCACTTCATGTAAGCTCTGCATGAGCAATGAAACAAGCTATCATTTATTATTGGAATATGGTTGTCCTTTTGCCTTAAAATCCTCAATTTGATAAATGCTACATATTTTAATCCACATaattctcatttcctttgttgttttcaCCGATTCCATGCAAGAACGGCCACATTTGATGAGGCTATTGCTTTGGCAATTTGGCCAAAGCCTTAACAGGAAGAGCAGGACCTAAAAATAAGACTCAGATTTTCactggatgcatggatggatgggagTGATGGGATAAGGATGTCCTTAATGGGATGggcttgcattttttaaaaatttttaaagatctttttttatttatttgacagagatcacaagtaggcagagagacaggcagagagagaggaggaagcaggctccccgcagagcagagagcccgatgtggggctcgatcccagtactctgggatcatgacctgagccgaaagcagaggctttaacccactgagccacccaggcgcccctgggcttgcattttttaagaaatggaatgCTTTGATCTAGTGAGTGACTAAGAGACACTCACATAATAAATGGGGATGTTCTAATAGTCAAAAACACCAGCCCCATATCAtctgaagggaaaagggaaaggctGGTCCTAGCCTGATGGAAGAGGGAATGCTGGCACTGGGAATCTTTTCATGTTTACCACTCTAAGGCACTCGCCACTAGAGGGAAGCTTCAGGGACTACTGCCCATTCTCCACTCCAGTGCCATCCAACAGAAACAGGTGAGCCACATGTGTTGTGTTAAGTTTTCTAGCCACATTAAATAAGTAAAGGCACAGGTGTAattacttttagtattttattttacccaGTATATCCAAAGTATTGTCACTTCAACATGTAatcagcagaaaaaaattaatgatagctcacattacttttttatttgtctttgaaaTCCAATATGTATTTTAGAGTTACAGCACAGGTCTAGCCAGTTGCAGAAGTGtaagaccccccccaccccactcccatccccaaggCTCATACGTGAAATGGCAGAAAACTTGAAGTTCCTCCTAAAAGTCCTGTTTATTATTCTCGTTGTCTTGAATGCTATGTAAATTACAACCTGACTTTTAGTAGGCCCCAGGCCATCTCCTCGCATGAGTTTAATCACTAGACCTTCCTTCTGAAAATTCAATCACTGGATCTGGAGCAGTAGAGATTAGACCCCTCAGCTTTTCTCCTTAGATTAAAACTGAACCAAACTGCTCCtgtcattaattttaatattttaatactcCTTTCCCCCATTTATCTTTTGGATATATCAATAGTCACAAAGCAGCTGCTAGCCCTGCCCTTGCACATTATACACCATAATCTCTGCACTTAACTAACCCCTCCCCCTTGTATCCTTTTCTAAATGGCCTATTAGCCAAGGCTTCTAAACGGCATAAACTTTAAATGGTCACAAGTCCTCTGGCTTGTAGGTgactaaaaaaaaagttcacgCCTCAGGACTGGGTCCAATTTCAAAAGATTCTCTCCATATACCCCACTGATGAAgagggaaatgggaaaacattccctCAGAAGCACAAAGAAGACCCCGTGCAAGCAGCCTATTCTCACCACATTCAAATCCTATTCCTATTTCCCACTGTGGAACAGAGGCCTGGCCAACTCAGACTCCCCTCCAATAACCCATAAATAAAGATGGCGAAACGACTGTGGGATGAGGTAATTTTTTGAAATATGAGGGGAGAGTTTGCAGTCAGGAACAGCTAGGTCCAAATCTACCACTTATTAGTCATGTATCTTCAGGAAAGTTATATAACCCCTCaggtgccttagtttcctcatttataaaatgaaaattaaaatttacctcATGGAATCATACTAAAGATGAAACAAGATACTGGAAGTAGAGCTTGTGCATACAGTAGGCGCTCAGGGAATgttatttccctttccttagcCCCATGAACAAGTTCAACTAACACTTTACACAGCTAAATATGTATCAATCCCTTTTGTTAAATACCTAGATGGTAAAATAGTAGAATGTTGATGACAGTAACAGCTGGCATTGAATATTCAAGTTCATAAGGGAACTCCCTTAAGTTTTAAGATAACATCTGTACATTTAATCTGTGCCATGCAATAAAACAGCTCTTCCTCAAACAGcttttttataaagtaaatatttctttttttttttaagattgatttatttatttatttgacagagagagatcacaagtaggcagagaggcacgcagagagagaggaggaagcaggctccctgctgagcagagagcccaatgtgggactcaatcccaggaccctgagatcatgacctgagccgaaggcagcggcttaacccactgagccacccaggtgcccatataaagtaaatatttctttagaaGTTCAGAAGTTgctttttaagaatattaatctAGAGAAAGTTCCCCTTTCACAGCAAATTAGACATTATTGAGCCCAAACTGCCCAAATCGGTATGGTTTTTATCTGCTCACACTTTAATCAAGATGTTTCTCTTTATACAGGCAAAAACCACAGCTTAAGTGAGACTTCTGCATCCCCAGTAAATGTATCTGGGCATTTGGTAGTTCAGAGGGAACTGGGTGTGACGACACCCAGAAACTCATGAGGCCATGTGCCTTCTCTTAGGTTTCCACATTTGGGAGCAAGAAAAGGGAATTTCTTCATAGACTTTTTGGaagtattttacaaaatataaaatttgtaccttataaatcacaatataaaataagtacagtaaaaaaataaaaaataaatgaaataagtacaGTATAAGTGTCCATGTTTTTACAAGACTTTagccccggggcacctgggtggctcagtgggttaagcctctgccttcagctcgggtcatgatttcggggtcctggcatcgagccccacgtcgggctctctgctcagcagggagcttgcttcctccctctctctctgcctgcctctctgcctacttgtgatctctgtcaaataaataaataaatcaaaaaaaattaaaacagaataaagcattgccagtgaaaaatattttctactccTGTACTTTCTGAAAGCAATTAGGAGACATACTAACTTGATGGACTAGAGACACAGGTTATCCCACTAAATGAAACTGTTTCTACTCTATATTTGCATTTCAGGTTGAACTTTCTGAAATCTAAAATGCTTACACAAGCAACTTCTAGAAATATCTTAGTCAGGCAAAAGCCTAATTTTTCCTAATCCTGGATAAGACAACTCTCCAAGAAACCTTCCAGAGCCTACAGGGCAAAAAGGACTCTCCTTCCAACCTCCTCATCCTGCCCAATCTAATCCAGATGTTTAAGTGAACAGTGAATTTTGACTTTACAAAATGAGTTCATCAGGATTAGACCTGATAAAAACAGAATTTAGACCAAGAAGTGCACACAAAATCTTTCAGATCGTGAGAAACTAAAAATTTTTGTTAAGACATCTGTATGCAGAAACAGACATTTCAAGCCCTGCGGATAGGGAAGCAAAACCAGAAGACAGTGCACGGCTCCTTTTAAAAGTtgtctcaggggcgcctgggtggctcagtgggttaagccgctgccttcggctcaggtcatgatctcagggtcctgggatcgagtcccgcatcgggctctctgctcggcagggagcctgcttccctctctctctctctgcctgcctctccgtctacttgtgatttctgtcaaataaataaataaaatcttaaaaaaaaaagttgtctcaGATTTAAGTAGTATCAATCCAACATGCACTTTCATCACAAAATCATCTCATTAGTTTGCAAATTTCCAAGCCTCAGGTTTTCATCATGCATCAGCATAGGACAACCCCAGCATTTGGTAACAAAGACTGAGAGTGTCCCCTTTTGAAATAGAGTGGGAAGAATAAAGAGTGCCTGACCTCAAAAGTATCTCCAATATGGCTTTCCCGGAGGCAAAAAGGGAACTGAATTTGATTTGTTTCCAAGGCATATGTTTGGAGAAATGGCACTTCCTCCAAGCAAGTGCTTACATGATTTATTGCTTATTAGAAGTCTTTTGCTCATACACTTGTGAAAATCAATAGAATTTACTTATTTCGCCAAAGAAGATTAAATGAAAGTTCATAGTTAGCATTCACAATCATGtcctatggtaaaaaaaaaaaattaaaattagaaggaaaataaactaACCTTTGCATCTTTTAAACGTAGAGAGTTATTTCCCCCTATGGTAGAGTTCTGGGAAACCTTACAATGAACCTGAAGAGAGTGAATGATTATGCCTCAAAAGTCCCCTCTATTCACATACTGGCTGAAattaaagtactttaaaattgAGGAATGGAACAAGAGCAATAAAAAATAGGATGTAGAAATCATAATTTGTTTTACttctaaaatgagattttaaaatgtgtaagaaaaCCTGTTTAATTAGAACTGAACAACAGTGAAGCATGTCATTCTCTGTAACAATTAGGGtattaattagaaattatttcacTAATTAATCTTTTACTGTCAAATTGTTCAAGGGTAAGATTTAGTGtcctttcggggcgcctgggtggctcagtgggttaaagcctctgccttcggctcaggtcatgatcccaaggtcctgggatcgagccccgcgtcggactctctgctgggcggagagcctgcttcctcctccctctctctctgcctgcctctctgcctacttgtgatctctgtctgtcaaataaataaaataaaatcttaaaaaaaaagatttggtgtcctttcattttttttactccAAGAGGCAAATATTAATAGTACTAAGTACTTTGGATGAACGGGATATTACTAGGAGAATTCCAGTGAATCATCTCCTGTATGTTTTCCCATACATAAATTATATTCTCCAAGAGGCCCGCCTCTTaagcaaaccaaccaaccaaccaacctgcCTGCCTAATAATCTTCCAGATTAAAAACTGGTTGTCAATCACATTCATTCACTCCTGTTCTGATGGAGTTGTAGTCCTTTACAAGcacttaattaattttaatataatattaaacaaATTAGTGTTATAGTTCATTATATATAATCATTCTTTTACCTGTTATAAAGAGGGTAACAAagtatacatacaaaatataaaaacatacaatACAAAGTATACATTTACATGCATCAGTCTCCATGCTGACAGGCGTGATTTCTTTAGGAACTATTGCTGAGAGACTGGGATATTAAGAACAATTATATTTAATCTAATTTTTACTCTAATACAACCAATAACATTCTAAACATTAAGTGTTCTGAAGGgctttccaaatatattttaatggccTAATTCTTACAGGTTATAACTTGAGTAAGTTTCTGATTGCTTGAGACCTCAGAAGTGATGGTTACATTGACACAGGatgcatacattttcatttttttcctttcattataaATCAGTTCTAGTGACTACTCCTTTAGAAACTGGAACATTTTGAGTTTCATGAAGAGCCTTGAGAGATACAGTCTCAAAATTAAGGAACCTAGATAAACACAGTTAAAATATTTACCACATTTTGTTTGGGCATACATTCATTTCATATTCCCATTAAGAGATGATTGCTACATTATTAATATTCTCAtgcataaaaagtaaaatatttattgtaatgAAATACCTGTGCACATTGAGTCATTTGCCATTCTTATATTTTTTGAAGTACTATGCTTAGAAATCCTGTATCCTCAGTAGCTGATTTGTATCCAGAGGAGGAACTTGGCTGGATATAATCATTGTTTGACAAATGCCATATGACCTTCTGTTCGGGGACTATCAAATCCCTTGAATTGGAAATGTTCAAGACTACCCCTGGGATGAATCCAGCTGTCTGTTTTGGGtccagaacattaaaaaaaaaagaaaaaagaaaaggaaaaatgcagcTGCCAACAGAACACCACCAAACCACTGTAACAGTCTCCTAGAAGAGGGCTGATCAGGCCTTTCTATTACTGCACAATGGGACGACCATCTGAGTTGGAATGCTGAATCCTTGCAACTCTAAGACATCTGGATGTTCTTAACCTTCTCACACTGGATATAATCtaaggaatatttttatatttagctcatgtgtaattttgaaattttggtgACCAAAATTGGAAGAGTATTAATAACTTCCCAGTGGCTTTATCAGTCGGTATTGGGCTATCACCATtacccagatttttttaaatgtaaatttactcACTAGCCTGAAGCTCCTTAAGGGCAGGGGCCATTGTGTATTATTCATCTTTGTGCCATATCACCTAGAACCTGgcaggtatttaataaatatttattggg
Above is a genomic segment from Neovison vison isolate M4711 chromosome X, ASM_NN_V1, whole genome shotgun sequence containing:
- the C1GALT1C1 gene encoding C1GALT1-specific chaperone 1, with translation MLSESSSFLKGMMLGSIFCALITMLGHIRIGHGDRRHQHKHHHLQAPNKEDILKISEDERMELSKSFRVYCIILVKPKDVSLWAAVRETWTKHCDKAEFFSSENVKVFESVNMETDDMWLMMRKAYKYAFDKYRDQYNWFFLARPTMFAIMENLKYFLLKKDPSQPFYLGHTIKSGDLEYVSVEGGIVLSIESMKRLNSLLGIPEKCPEQGGMIWKISEDKQLAVCLKYAGVFAENAEDSEGKDVFNTKSVGLFIKEAMSNHPNLVVEGCCSDMAVTFNGLTPNQMHVMMYGVYRLRAFGHIFHDALVFLPPNGSDND